A single Gasterosteus aculeatus chromosome 2, fGasAcu3.hap1.1, whole genome shotgun sequence DNA region contains:
- the arf3a gene encoding ADP-ribosylation factor 3a produces the protein MGNIFGNLLKSLIGKKEMRILMVGLDAAGKTTILYKLKLGEIVTTIPTIGFNVETVEYKNISFTVWDVGGQDKIRPLWRHYFQNTQGLIFVVDSNDRERVNEAREELMRMLAEDELRDAVLLIFANKQDLPNAMNAAEITDKLGLHSLRHRNWYIQATCATSGDGLYEGLDWLANQLKNKK, from the exons ATGGGGAACATCTTTGGCAATCTGTTAAAGAGCCTGATAGGCAAGAAGGAGATGAGGATCCTCATGGTGGGGCTGGACGCTGCTGGGAAAACCACCATCCTCTACAAGCTGAAGCTTGGGGAGATTGTTACCACCATCCCCACAATCG GTTTCAATGTAGAGACTGTGGAGTACAAGAACATCAGCTTCACCGTGTGGGATGTGGGTGGCCAGGACAAGATCCGTCCCCTGTGGCGGCACTACTTCCAGAACACCCAGG GTTTGATCTTTGTGGTGGACAGCAATGATCGCGAGCGGGTGAACGAAGCTCGGGAGGAACTGATGAGGATGCTGGCTGAGGACGAGCTGCGGGACGCCGTTCTTCTCATCTTTGCCAACAAACAG GACTTGCCCAATGCCATGAATGCGGCAGAGATCACAGACAAGCTGGGCCTGCACTCCCTACGCCACCGTAACTGGTACATTCAGGCCACCTGTGCCACCAGTGGCGACGGCCTCTACGAGGGGCTGGACTGGCTGGCCAATCAGCTGAAGAACAAGAAGTGA
- the wnt10b gene encoding protein Wnt-10b isoform X1: MRMCVRSPDVTASALQGIQVALHECQHQLRDQRWNCSSLEGLGKLPHHNTILNRGFRESAFSVALMAAGVAHSVASACSMGKLRGCGCEAKRRQDDDKIRLKLTQLQLQTLQKGGAGLSMTRSLPTELSGHHGDLPAYLRSPHPSAPLKPLPDELTSMQETWEWGGCSHDVNFGDRFSRDWLDSRGSPRDIHARMRIHNNRVGRQIVTDNMKRKCKCHGTSGSCQFKTCWHVSPEFRLVGSLLKEKFLSAIFVNSQNKNNGVFNPRTGNGASRSAAGLHGGRRRTMSRELVFFDKSPDFCERDASVDSPGTQGRICNKTSYSTDSCGALCCGRGHNILKQTRSERCNCRFHWCCYVLCEECRLTEWVNVCK, from the exons ATGCGGATGTGTGTGCGAAGCCCCGACGTGACAGCCTCGGCTCTGCAGGGCATCCAGGTGGCCCTCCACGAATGCCAGCATCAGCTCAGAGATCAGCGCTGGAACTGCTCGTCACTCGAGGGCCTTGGCAAGCTTCCCCACCACAACACTATCCTCAACAGGG GTTTTCGCGAGAGTGCCTTCTCTGTGGCCTTGATGGCCGCGGGTGTGGCTCACTCTGTGGCCTCGGCTTGCAGCATGGGCAAGCTGAGGGGGTGTGGCTGTGAGGCCAAGCGTCGCCAGGACGACGACAAGATCAGGCTGAAACtcacacagctgcagctgcagaccCTGCAGAAGGGCGGGGCGGGCCTCAGCATGACCCGATCGCTACCCACCGAGCTAAGCGGTCACCATGGCGACCTGCCCGCGTACCTGCGCTCCCCGCATCCCTCCGCCCCTCTCAAGCCGTTACCCGATGAGTTAACCTCCATGCAGGAGACgtgggagtgggggggctgCAGTCATGACGTCAATTTTGGGGACCGTTTTTCCAGAGACTGGCTCGACTCCCGCGGGTCTCCGAGAGACATTCACGCTCGCATGAGGATACATAACAACCGAGTTGGACGGCAG ATTGTGACTGACAACATGAAGAGGAAGTGCAAATGCCATGGCACATCGGGGAGCTGTCAGTTTAAGACCTGCTGGCATGTGTCTCCTGAGTTCCGGCTTGTGGGTTCTCTGCTCAAGGAAAAGTTCCTGTCAGCCATCTTTGTCAACTCCCAGAACAAGAACAACGGGGTTTTCAACCCTCGGACAGGAAACGGCGCCAGCAGGAGCGCAGCGGGACTTCACGGAGGCCGCCGTCGAACCATGTCGAGGGAGCTCGTGTTCTTTGACAAGTCTCCGGATTTCTGCGAGCGCGACGCGTCGGTGGACTCTCCGGGCACTCAAGGACGCATCTGCAACAAAACCAGCTACAGCACAGACAGCTGCGGCGCGCTGTGCTGCGGCCGTGGACACAACATCCTAAAGCAGACACGCAGCGAGCGCTGCAATTGCAGATTCCACTGGTGTTGCTACGTGCTGTGTGAGGAGTGTCGCCTCACAGAGTGGGTCAACGTGTGCAAGTAG
- the wnt10b gene encoding protein Wnt-10b isoform X2 translates to MELSKKLRWDQFLILAAALMSPALTVLCNDILSLRVAGDPVLTPNSVCLRLAGLSKRQMRMCVRSPDVTASALQGIQVALHECQHQLRDQRWNCSSLEGLGKLPHHNTILNRGFRESAFSVALMAAGVAHSVASACSMGKLRGCGCEAKRRQDDDKIRLKLTQLQLQTLQKGGAGLSMTRSLPTELSGHHGDLPAYLRSPHPSAPLKPLPDELTSMQETWEWGGCSHDVNFGDRFSRDWLDSRGSPRDIHARMRIHNNRVGRQIVTDNMKRKCKCHGTSGSCQFKTCWHVSPEFRLVGSLLKEKFLSAIFVNSQNKNNGVFNPRTGNGASRSAAGLHGGRRRTMSRELVFFDKSPDFCERDASVDSPGTQGRICNKTSYSTDSCGALCCGRGHNILKQTRSERCNCRFHWCCYVLCEECRLTEWVNVCK, encoded by the exons ATGGAGCTATCAAAAAAACTCCGTTGGGACCAATTCCTGATTTTGGCAGCAGCACTTATGTCACCTGCATTAAC ggtgCTGTGTAATGATATCCTCAGCCTGAGGGTGGCAGGAGATCCAGTGCTAACCCCTAATTCAGTATGCCTGAGGCTGGCAGGCCTCAGCAAACGTCAGATGCGGATGTGTGTGCGAAGCCCCGACGTGACAGCCTCGGCTCTGCAGGGCATCCAGGTGGCCCTCCACGAATGCCAGCATCAGCTCAGAGATCAGCGCTGGAACTGCTCGTCACTCGAGGGCCTTGGCAAGCTTCCCCACCACAACACTATCCTCAACAGGG GTTTTCGCGAGAGTGCCTTCTCTGTGGCCTTGATGGCCGCGGGTGTGGCTCACTCTGTGGCCTCGGCTTGCAGCATGGGCAAGCTGAGGGGGTGTGGCTGTGAGGCCAAGCGTCGCCAGGACGACGACAAGATCAGGCTGAAACtcacacagctgcagctgcagaccCTGCAGAAGGGCGGGGCGGGCCTCAGCATGACCCGATCGCTACCCACCGAGCTAAGCGGTCACCATGGCGACCTGCCCGCGTACCTGCGCTCCCCGCATCCCTCCGCCCCTCTCAAGCCGTTACCCGATGAGTTAACCTCCATGCAGGAGACgtgggagtgggggggctgCAGTCATGACGTCAATTTTGGGGACCGTTTTTCCAGAGACTGGCTCGACTCCCGCGGGTCTCCGAGAGACATTCACGCTCGCATGAGGATACATAACAACCGAGTTGGACGGCAG ATTGTGACTGACAACATGAAGAGGAAGTGCAAATGCCATGGCACATCGGGGAGCTGTCAGTTTAAGACCTGCTGGCATGTGTCTCCTGAGTTCCGGCTTGTGGGTTCTCTGCTCAAGGAAAAGTTCCTGTCAGCCATCTTTGTCAACTCCCAGAACAAGAACAACGGGGTTTTCAACCCTCGGACAGGAAACGGCGCCAGCAGGAGCGCAGCGGGACTTCACGGAGGCCGCCGTCGAACCATGTCGAGGGAGCTCGTGTTCTTTGACAAGTCTCCGGATTTCTGCGAGCGCGACGCGTCGGTGGACTCTCCGGGCACTCAAGGACGCATCTGCAACAAAACCAGCTACAGCACAGACAGCTGCGGCGCGCTGTGCTGCGGCCGTGGACACAACATCCTAAAGCAGACACGCAGCGAGCGCTGCAATTGCAGATTCCACTGGTGTTGCTACGTGCTGTGTGAGGAGTGTCGCCTCACAGAGTGGGTCAACGTGTGCAAGTAG
- the wnt1 gene encoding protein Wnt-1 codes for MRSLALLLGVKAACILLVSSLSGTGAVNNSGRWWGIVNVASSSNLLTNSKNVQLVLDPSLALLSRRQRRLIRQNPGILHAIAAGLHTAIKECKWQFRNRRWNCPTTHSPAVFGKIVNRGCRETAFVFAIASAGVTHAVARSCSEGAIESCTCDYRRRGPGGPDWHWGGCSDNVDFGRVFSREFVDSSERGRDLRYLTNIHNNEAGRMTVASEMRQECKCHGMSGSCTVRTCWMRLPSFRTVGDFLKDRFDGASRVVYANKGSNRASHRADPRHLEPENPAHKPPSAKDLVYFEKSPNFCSYNGKTGTLGTSGRTCNSSSPGLDGCELLCCGRGFKTRTESVTERCNCTFHWCCHVSCLNCTSTRTSHQCL; via the exons ATGCGGAGCCTGGCGCTGCTGTTGGGGGTGAAGGCTGCCTGCATCCTGCTGGTGTCGTCGCTCTCGGGCACGGGGGCCGTCAACAACAGCGGCCGGTGGTG GGGTATTGTCAACGTGGCCTCCTCATCCAACCTCCTCACCAATTCCAAGAACGTGCAGTTGGTCCTGGACCCGAGCCTGGCCCTGCTGAGTCGTCGCCAGCGCCGGCTGATTCGGCAGAACCCTGGCATCTTGCACGCCATCGCCGCTGGGTTGCACACTGCCATAAAGGAGTGCAAGTGGCAGTTCCGCAACCGCCGCTGGAATTGCCCGACCACCCACAGCCCTGCAGTTTTTGGGAAAATTGTCAATCGTG GTTGCAGAGAGACTGCCTTTGTATTTGCCATTGCCAGCGCAGGGGTGACCCACGCCGTGGCTCGCTCCTGCTCGGAAGGGGCCATTGAGTCGTGCACGTGCGATTACCGCCGCAGAGGACCCGGAGGACCAGACTGGCATTGGGGGGGCTGCAGTGACAACGTAGACTTTGGAAGGGTGTTCAGCCGGGAGTTTGTGGACTCCAGCGAGAGGGGCAGAGATCTGCGCTACCTCACTAACATACACAATAATGAGGCTGGCAGAATG ACTGTGGCATCAGAGATGCGTCAGGAGTGCAAGTGCCATGGCATGTCAGGCTCCTGCACCGTGCGCACCTGTTGGATGCGCCTGCCTAGCTTCCGCACGGTGGGAGACTTCCTCAAGGACCGGTTTGACGGTGCGTCCAGAGTTGTTTATGCCAACAAGGGAAGCAACCGCGCCTCCCACCGAGCCGACCCCCGGCACTTGGAGCCTGAAAACCCGGCTCACAAGCCGCCCTCTGCCAAGGACCTGGTCTATTTTGAGAAATCACCAAACTTCTGTTCCTACAATGGCAAAACTGGCACTTTGGGAACTTCTGGGAGAACATGCAACAGCTCCTCTCCAGGCCTGGACGGATGTGAGCTGCTCTGCTGTGGACGTGGGTTCAAGACCCGGACTGAGAGTGTGACTGAACGTTGCAACTGCACGTTCCACTGGTGCTGTCACGTCAGCTGCTTGAACTGCACCAGCACGCGGACGTCACACCAGTGCCTATGA
- the ikzf4 gene encoding zinc finger protein Eos, translating to MNADDCNGCSYAQGNGGESSTEQDFYSGLRGPPASSPNSQQSTPHRSHSANSIKVELCSGDESPGAPQPENREAVSDDSRRDDMGDPMEEGSTEYAGIGIDGGSTYNEMASPNSASPGPLRLPNGKLQCEVCGMICIGPNVLMVHKRSHTGERPFQCNQCGASFTQKGNLLRHIKLHSGEKPFKCPVCNYACRRRDALAGHLRTHAGSSPTVGKPFKCSYCSRSYKQQSTLEEHLERCHSYLKSLEHQTAAQSGNMHGEESANMETITKPLLQLSNEKIQSADRLAISITKRKRSTPQKFLGEKHMHRDLPEAPYELSSGSEKEADLTSSQPAVDSAGSAGPLLQGSRGKRENYGPPSPSQLHPAFLTELRTAMASVNSNLTPPGPQARGGGGPAAVSLGPAGQQAGGGRDDRRSARRHITSPNGCPDSTDTESAAEEQSTRAAAPTITSNNHHLHYPTPALPRSRPASSPRQAKDLDPEWERACPAPPTAKRSPVAPLSSMEIVQVLDRDGRPVRSFHCRHCRVLFLDHVMFTIHMGCHGFRQPFECNICGHRSQDRYEFSSHISRGEHQVG from the exons ATGAATGCTGACGACTGCAATGGATGCTCATATGCACAAG GAAATGGAGGAGAGTCATCCACAGAACAGGATTTCTACAGCGGGTTGCGGGGCCCTCCGGCAAGTTCCCCAAACAGTCAGCAGTCCACGCCACACCGCTCCCACAGTG cAAACTCCATCAAGGTCGAGCTGTGCAGCGGGGATgaatcaccaggcgctccacagCCAGAGAACAGAGAGGCTGTGAGCGACGACAGCCGGAGGGACGACATGGGCGACCCCATGGAGGAAGGGAGCACTGAGTATGCTGGCATTGGAATAGACGGAGGGAGCACTTATAATGAGATGGCCAGTCCAAACTCTGCTTCCCCAGGACCTCTGCGCCTACCCAATGGGAAGCTCCAGTGTGAGGTGTGCGGCATGATCTGCATCGGCCCCAACGTGCTGATGGTGCACAAGCGCAGCCACACAG GTGAGAGGCCGTTCCAGTGTAACCAGTGTGGAGCTTCCTTCACCCAGAAAGGGAACTTATTGCGCCATATCAAGTTGCATTCGGGAGAGAAGCCTTTCAAATGTCCCGTTTGCAACTACGCTTGTCGGAGGAGAGATGCCCTGGCTGGACATCTACGCACGCATGCAG GTTCTTCTCCAACAGTGGGAAAACCTTTCAAGTGCAGCTACTGCAGTCGAAGTTATAAACAGCAGAGCACACTGGAGGAACATCTGGAGCGCTGCCACAGCTATTTGAAGAGTCTAGAACACCAGACAGCCGCGCAGTCCGGTAACATGCATG GTGAAGAGTCAGCAAATATGGAGACAATTACAAAACCTTTACTCCAGCTGTCCAATGAAAAGATCCAGTCCGCAGATAGACTGGCTATCAGCATTACTAAGCGCAAGAGGTCCACACCACAGAAGTTTTTAG GTGAAAAGCACATGCACCGTGACCTACCTGAAGCACCTTACGAATTGTCCTCTGGTTCTGAGAAGGAGGCGGACCTCACAAGCTCTCAGCCTGCTGTGGACTCTGCTGGCTCGGCCGGACCACTTCTCCAAGGCAGCAGGGGTAAAAGGGAGAACTACGGGCCGCCTTCGCCGTCTCAGCTCCATCCTGCCTTCCTGACGGAGCTACGCACGGCCATGGCCTCTGTCAACAGCAACTTGACTCCTCCGGGCCCCCAAGCCCGTGGTGGCGGTGGGCCGGCAGCAGTGTCCCTTGGCCCGGCAGGGCAGCAGGCTGGGGGCGGCCGTGATGACCGGCGCTCGGCCCGAAGGCACATCACCTCGCCCAACGGCTGCCCCGACTCTACAGACACAGAGAgcgcagcagaggagcagagcacAAGGGCCGCAGCCCCGACGATTACCTCCAACAACCACCACCTCCACTACCCAACCCCAGCGCTGCCGCGCAGCCGTCCCGCTTCCAGCCCCAGGCAGGCCAAAGACTTGGACCCAGAGTGGGAGAGAGCGTGTCCTGCGCCCCCGACAGCAAAGAGGAGCCCTGTCGCTCCCCTGTCCTCCATGGAAATTGTGCAGGTGCTGGACAGGGACGGCAGGCCCGTGCGCTCCTTCCACTGTCGGCACTGTCGCGTCCTCTTCCTGGACCATGTCATGTTCACCATCCACATGGGCTGCCACGGCTTCCGCCAACCCTTCGAGTGCAACATCTGCGGCCACCGCAGCCAGGACCGCTACGAGTTCTCGTCTCACATCAGCCGCGGAGAGCATCAGGTGGgctga
- the dnajc22 gene encoding dnaJ homolog subfamily C member 22 yields the protein MVKSVMVAYALWAVGGPVGLHHLYLGRDSHALLWMLTLGGFGFGWVREAIRIPAYVVEANREAERERRTTPTTVPPPIGPVRFVGQVSVGIYFGMVALIGLNSLRFFYLIVLPLCVGAGVHLVSSIGQQTSDLQKTLTACLITSPIFYGSSLSPLPISLAASVTAAQNRRAKIPRTDGSTPELGPRLYRLGLAWLAFSAPLGYCIFHNTTATLYYLSDCVSALLDIFWFLPWLKNVFEYILLMPYRLLCVLTGGGYYEDAWRKVLEILLKEYTAKEKEALKVLSLDAEASLEDITRTYRGLAKTWHPDHNPSKEAEAMFMKIHEAYVVLLQRHKPHRST from the exons ATGGTTAAAAGCGTCATGGTAGCCTATGCCCTGTGGGCAGTAGGTGGGCCTGTGGGCCTTCATCATTTATATTTAGGACGAGACAGTCATGCTCTGTTATGGATGCTAACTCTGGGAGGATTTGGGTTTGGCTGGGTCAGAGAGGCCATACGTATTCCCGCATATGTTGTTGAGGCCAAtcgagaggcagagagggagaggagaacgACACCAACCACGGTGCCTCCACCTATAGGTCCTGTCCGCTTTGTTGGACAGGTGAGTGTTGGGATCTACTTTGGCATGGTGGCTCTGATTGGACTGAACTCCCTGAGGTTCTTCTACTTGATCGTCCTGCCTTTATGTGTGGGTGCAGGCGTGCATCTGGTCTCCTCCATTGGCCAGCAGACTTCGGATCTACAAAAAACGTTGACTGCTTGCCTCATAACCTCGCCAATATTCTATGGCAGCAGCTTATCGCCTCTGCCTATAAGCCTGGCTGCCAGTGTCACCGCTGCACAGAACCGCAGGGCCAAAATTCCACGGACAGATGGGAGCACACCGGAACTAG GTCCGCGGCTTTACAGGCTCGGTCTCGCGTGGCTGGCCTTCTCCGCTCCACTGGGCTACTGTATTTTCCATAACACCACTGCCACGCTGTACTACCTGTCTGACTGTGTGTCAGCACTGCTGGATATTTTCTGGTTCCTGCCTTGGCTCAAAAACGTCTTTGAGTATATTCTTCTAATGCCCTATCGGCTGTTGTGTGTTCTTACTGGAGGGGGTTACTATGAAGACGCTTGGAGAAAGGTGCTGGAAATACTGCTCAAAGAGTACACTGCGAAAGAGAAAGAGGCACTGAAG GTACTTTCATTGGACGCGGAGGCGTCCCTCGAAGACATAACTCGCACCTATAGAGGGCTGGCCAAGACATGGCATCCAGACCACAACCCCAGCAAGGAAGCTGAGGCCATGTTCATGAAGATCCACGAGGCGTACGTGGTCCTCCTACAACGGCACAAACCTCATCGCTCCACATAG